A single region of the Maledivibacter sp. genome encodes:
- a CDS encoding M20 family metallopeptidase, with protein sequence MDSYNVVNKWIDQNSTPLLDLSDKIWSFSEMKFEEYKSADATKKIMKENGFEIHENVAGLETAFICSYGSGSPVIGFLGEYDALDGLSQQADVFHRSNEGSDLSGHGCGHNLLGASCALAVIAIKEYMINNRLEGTIKLFGCPGEEGGSGKTFMAREGIFDDLDAAITWHPKNQNSVTNSSSLANIQSKFRFKGKSAHAGGAPHLGRSALDAVELMHVGVNYLREHVIQDARLHYAITNTGGVSPNVVQADAETVHYVRAPEMSAVNSIYERVCNIARGAALMTDTSVEIEIIKATSNTIINSTLNRVMDQVYSELGEISYNADDYEYANKYMETLSEEDIKHVINVVKRNMTTENFMQNKETLMNSSLLPFHVTLKEREVVRKGSTDVADVSWIVPTVQAGVVCYAKGTPGHSWQKVAQGKSSIAKKGLIYSSKVMALTALKLLDNPLILEAAKRELQNRVGPTGYICPIPENVFPSKI encoded by the coding sequence ATGGATAGTTATAATGTAGTTAATAAATGGATTGATCAGAATTCGACTCCTTTATTAGATTTAAGCGATAAAATATGGTCTTTTTCAGAAATGAAGTTTGAAGAGTATAAATCTGCAGATGCGACTAAAAAAATAATGAAAGAAAATGGATTTGAAATTCATGAAAACGTAGCTGGACTAGAAACAGCATTTATTTGTTCGTATGGTTCAGGAAGTCCAGTCATTGGTTTTTTGGGAGAATATGATGCATTGGATGGACTGTCGCAGCAAGCTGATGTTTTTCATAGATCAAATGAAGGCAGTGACTTGTCAGGTCATGGTTGCGGACACAATTTACTGGGGGCTTCATGTGCTTTAGCTGTAATAGCAATTAAGGAATATATGATTAATAATAGGTTGGAAGGAACAATTAAATTATTTGGTTGTCCTGGAGAAGAAGGTGGGTCAGGTAAGACTTTCATGGCTAGAGAAGGTATTTTCGATGATCTAGATGCAGCAATAACATGGCATCCTAAAAATCAAAATTCTGTAACCAATTCTTCATCTTTAGCCAATATACAATCAAAGTTTAGGTTTAAAGGAAAAAGTGCGCATGCCGGTGGAGCACCACATTTAGGACGGAGTGCTTTGGATGCAGTAGAGCTAATGCATGTAGGGGTAAACTATTTAAGAGAGCATGTAATTCAGGATGCAAGATTACACTATGCAATCACAAATACCGGTGGTGTATCTCCAAATGTGGTCCAAGCAGATGCTGAAACCGTTCATTATGTTAGGGCTCCTGAAATGTCAGCGGTAAATAGTATTTACGAAAGAGTTTGCAACATTGCTCGAGGGGCAGCCTTAATGACGGATACTTCAGTTGAAATAGAAATTATAAAGGCTACCTCAAATACAATCATAAATTCAACTTTAAACAGAGTAATGGATCAAGTATATTCTGAACTAGGTGAAATTAGTTATAACGCTGATGATTATGAATACGCCAATAAGTATATGGAGACATTATCAGAAGAAGATATAAAGCACGTAATAAATGTCGTGAAAAGGAATATGACCACTGAGAATTTTATGCAAAACAAAGAGACGTTAATGAATAGTTCTCTCTTGCCATTCCATGTAACATTGAAAGAAAGGGAAGTTGTAAGGAAAGGATCGACAGATGTTGCAGATGTGTCTTGGATTGTACCCACAGTTCAGGCAGGTGTTGTTTGCTATGCAAAAGGGACACCTGGTCACAGCTGGCAAAAGGTTGCGCAAGGCAAATCATCAATTGCTAAAAAGGGATTAATCTACTCTTCTAAAGTGATGGCCTTAACAGCACTTAAACTATTGGATAACCCACTGATATTAGAAGCGGCGAAAAGAGAATTGCAAAATAGAGTTGGACCTACAGGGTATATATGCCCAATACCTGAGAATGTGTTTCCCAGCAAAATTTAA